A DNA window from Thermoleophilaceae bacterium contains the following coding sequences:
- a CDS encoding toll/interleukin-1 receptor domain-containing protein: protein MGGIFISYRRLESSGYAGRISGILASRFGSQNIFMDVTGIGAGRKFREVIDEALNACDYFLAVIGPQWTTVRNEKGTPRLHDPDDHVRREVGAALARPDVNVIPVLVGDARMPAYDELPPDLVDLRAWQAVELSERHWDEDMAQLVKDLGGRSDPTPKPVDPRPAAIPLVAVALGLLVAAGPAYAAYKAGLTVKKNTDAETVAHFAAGWTGFWAVLSAVVAAVVAAVGADRRQIVPQAVRGLLLGALAGALGGAVNGLFRVHGGNLKPGIILGFAVTGAVFGLSRIAGRSLAIGMVGGAAAGALGGFLVAGNIDGFMSQALPAALILMGIAVLQTVSAPAEKPAPALTPLQRLERH from the coding sequence ATGGGCGGAATCTTCATCAGCTACCGGCGGCTCGAATCGAGCGGCTACGCGGGCCGGATCAGCGGGATCCTGGCGTCTCGCTTCGGCTCGCAGAACATCTTCATGGACGTGACCGGCATCGGCGCCGGCAGGAAGTTCCGGGAGGTGATCGACGAGGCGCTCAACGCCTGCGACTACTTCCTCGCGGTGATCGGTCCCCAGTGGACCACGGTGAGGAACGAGAAGGGCACGCCGCGGCTGCACGATCCTGACGACCACGTTCGGCGCGAGGTGGGCGCCGCGCTGGCCAGGCCGGACGTGAACGTGATCCCCGTCCTCGTGGGCGACGCTCGCATGCCCGCCTACGACGAGCTCCCTCCAGACCTCGTGGACCTGCGCGCCTGGCAGGCGGTCGAGCTGAGCGAGCGTCACTGGGACGAGGACATGGCTCAGCTCGTGAAGGATCTCGGCGGGAGGAGCGACCCGACCCCGAAACCCGTCGATCCCCGCCCGGCCGCCATCCCACTCGTTGCGGTGGCACTCGGGCTGCTCGTCGCGGCCGGCCCCGCGTATGCCGCCTACAAGGCCGGTCTGACGGTGAAGAAGAACACCGACGCGGAGACCGTGGCGCACTTCGCCGCCGGCTGGACCGGATTCTGGGCCGTGCTGTCCGCCGTCGTGGCCGCCGTGGTCGCGGCCGTCGGGGCCGACCGGCGGCAGATCGTGCCGCAGGCCGTCCGCGGGCTGCTTCTCGGCGCGCTGGCAGGCGCACTCGGCGGCGCCGTGAACGGCCTATTCCGGGTGCACGGAGGGAACCTGAAACCGGGGATCATCCTCGGCTTCGCTGTTACGGGCGCCGTGTTCGGGCTGTCGCGAATCGCAGGAAGATCGCTCGCGATCGGCATGGTCGGCGGTGCCGCGGCGGGCGCGCTCGGCGGCTTTCTCGTGGCGGGCAATATCGACGGGTTCATGTCGCAGGCCCTGCCCGCGGCGCTGATCCTGATGGGAATCGCCGTGCTCCAGACGGTCAGCGCACCGGCCGAGAAGCCCGCGCCCGCGCTCACCCCGCTGCAGCGGCTCGAACGGCACTAG
- a CDS encoding DUF4231 domain-containing protein: MDSQLEVAPARPDGRPTEAESPAWQRLENQIGWYGRKSAYNQRQFKAVKVGQIVVAALVPVLAAIAGAPRWSLGALGAVVVILEGFQQLFQYQQNWITYRSTCEALKHEKFLYLADAGPYAHTRRKNALLAERVEGLVSQEHARWTSGQEELLKREQAEAQ, translated from the coding sequence ATGGACTCGCAGCTCGAAGTGGCCCCCGCGCGTCCCGACGGCCGTCCGACTGAAGCGGAATCTCCCGCCTGGCAGCGCCTCGAGAATCAGATTGGCTGGTACGGGCGCAAGAGCGCCTACAACCAGCGGCAGTTCAAGGCGGTGAAGGTCGGGCAGATCGTCGTGGCGGCGCTGGTGCCCGTGCTCGCCGCGATCGCCGGCGCCCCGCGCTGGTCGCTCGGCGCCCTGGGCGCGGTGGTGGTGATCCTCGAGGGCTTCCAGCAGCTCTTCCAGTACCAGCAGAACTGGATCACCTACCGCTCCACCTGCGAGGCCCTCAAGCACGAGAAGTTCCTCTACCTGGCCGACGCCGGCCCGTACGCACACACGCGCCGCAAGAACGCTCTGCTCGCCGAGCGGGTTGAAGGCCTCGTCTCTCAGGAGCACGCGCGCTGGACGAGCGGCCAGGAGGAACTCCTAAAACGCGAACAGGCGGAGGCCCAGTAA